A genomic segment from Luteolibacter ambystomatis encodes:
- a CDS encoding BatA domain-containing protein translates to MTFGFPMFFWGLLALLPLAAVYFIRTRPRRQPVNAFFLWQQVFQQKAASSLFQKLRNLLSLLLVALAFGAAVVALTRPRFDDGSAPDLLIVIDRSASMQSVEDGRSRIDQAKDLARSWITALGGSQRAAIADVAGSLEYRAHLTNHARLLKDAINGMTASDQALDPHALDELTLLSAAASDGKAGTRILFLTDRHSSPMKLPDGVEVVQVGGKGGNAGITAADLRWDSPGRASLFVSLISDFPEDRDVELELVSANDGVLARLFTVHLPAHGTANESIAVEPIEPGNWLLRLRGKDVFDADNIAPLGLNAPQPIPVQVAAKNPYFFQQCIAAFSRADSLFEPLDGFARLSLAVGSPPETECSIVFAPAGESPFWKSVGEELPPGPPEVMSKDHPLIARIDPALLGFDGARKLTAPQGAVVVLAHADGTPLVYTCSVDGKSAVVLNFDPSREDFYLSPWFPVLVHDAAVLLTGRENQFPSAVATGSHVEVPGTEDVKKALLEMDRKTVPVTTTMPALIERVGNYSFSRNSTDWHLGGAVFSAGESGPAPSGDPPPQVKLATGWPLAGWFLLGAIGLVLGEEFLYHRRKVG, encoded by the coding sequence ATGACGTTCGGTTTCCCGATGTTCTTCTGGGGCCTGCTGGCGCTGCTGCCGCTGGCGGCCGTCTATTTCATCCGCACGCGTCCGCGCCGCCAGCCTGTCAATGCGTTCTTTCTGTGGCAGCAGGTATTCCAGCAGAAGGCGGCGAGCTCGCTGTTCCAAAAACTGCGGAACCTGCTCTCGCTGTTGCTGGTGGCCTTGGCCTTCGGAGCCGCGGTGGTGGCGCTCACCCGTCCGCGTTTCGATGATGGCAGCGCGCCGGATCTGTTGATCGTGATCGATCGCTCGGCGTCGATGCAGTCGGTGGAGGATGGCAGGTCGCGGATCGATCAGGCGAAGGATCTGGCCCGTTCCTGGATCACGGCGCTCGGAGGTTCGCAACGCGCGGCCATCGCGGATGTGGCGGGGAGCCTGGAATATCGCGCCCATCTGACCAATCACGCGCGGCTGCTGAAGGATGCCATCAATGGCATGACTGCTTCCGATCAGGCGCTCGATCCGCACGCGTTGGATGAACTCACCCTGCTCTCCGCGGCGGCGAGTGATGGCAAGGCGGGGACGCGCATTCTCTTTCTCACCGACCGCCACTCCTCACCGATGAAGCTGCCGGACGGCGTGGAGGTCGTGCAGGTCGGTGGAAAGGGTGGCAATGCGGGCATCACGGCAGCGGACCTGCGTTGGGATTCGCCCGGCAGGGCATCTCTGTTCGTCTCTCTGATCTCGGACTTTCCGGAAGACCGTGATGTGGAACTGGAGCTGGTTTCGGCGAATGATGGCGTGCTTGCGCGATTGTTCACCGTTCATTTGCCCGCACATGGCACGGCGAACGAGTCGATTGCGGTCGAGCCGATCGAACCCGGGAATTGGCTGCTGCGGCTGCGTGGCAAGGATGTGTTCGATGCGGACAACATCGCGCCGCTGGGGCTGAATGCACCGCAGCCGATTCCGGTGCAGGTCGCGGCGAAGAATCCGTATTTCTTCCAGCAGTGCATCGCGGCGTTCTCGCGTGCGGACTCGCTCTTCGAACCCCTCGATGGTTTCGCCCGGCTGTCATTGGCGGTGGGGTCTCCTCCGGAGACGGAATGCTCGATCGTGTTCGCACCTGCGGGGGAATCTCCGTTCTGGAAGAGCGTGGGAGAGGAGCTGCCACCCGGCCCGCCGGAGGTGATGTCGAAGGATCATCCGTTGATCGCCCGGATCGATCCGGCGCTGCTCGGTTTCGATGGCGCGCGCAAGCTCACGGCTCCGCAGGGCGCGGTGGTGGTGCTGGCTCATGCCGATGGCACGCCCTTGGTTTACACCTGCTCCGTGGACGGGAAGAGCGCGGTGGTGCTGAACTTCGATCCGTCCCGTGAGGATTTCTACCTTTCGCCATGGTTTCCGGTGCTGGTGCATGATGCGGCGGTGCTGCTCACCGGCCGCGAGAACCAGTTCCCGTCCGCTGTTGCCACCGGCAGCCATGTGGAAGTGCCGGGAACCGAGGATGTGAAGAAGGCGCTGCTGGAGATGGACCGTAAGACGGTTCCCGTGACCACCACCATGCCCGCGCTGATCGAGCGTGTCGGAAACTACTCCTTCTCTCGTAATTCGACCGATTGGCACCTGGGCGGCGCGGTTTTCTCCGCCGGGGAATCCGGACCGGCTCCTTCGGGTGATCCGCCGCCGCAGGTGAAGCTGGCCACCGGCTGGCCGCTGGCAGGATGGTTCCTGTTGGGTGCCATCGGCCTCGTGCTCGGCGAGGAGTTTCTCTACCACCGCCGCAAGGTTGGCTGA